A genome region from Nitrospirota bacterium includes the following:
- the ureG gene encoding urease accessory protein UreG yields MSGHHHDHHHEGNGKPTLARANKIPTFGIGGPVGSGKTALVEALCRKLRDSHSIGVVTNDIFTKEDAEFLTRRGVLPPERILGVETGGCPHTAIREDASHNQEALDDLVRRFPDVRVLFIESGGDNLAATFSPELVDYTIYVIDVAAGDKIPRKGGPGITRSDLLVINKIDLAPHVRADLSVMDRDSKKMRESLPFIFTNLPTGQGLDQVVEWVRARIPANR; encoded by the coding sequence ATGAGCGGACATCATCACGACCACCATCATGAGGGCAACGGCAAACCCACGCTGGCCCGTGCCAACAAGATCCCTACGTTCGGGATCGGCGGCCCGGTCGGTTCCGGCAAGACGGCCCTTGTCGAGGCGCTCTGCCGCAAGCTGCGGGACAGCCACAGTATCGGCGTGGTCACGAACGATATTTTCACCAAGGAAGACGCGGAATTCCTCACGCGGCGCGGCGTCCTTCCTCCGGAGCGCATCCTGGGCGTGGAAACAGGCGGCTGTCCTCATACGGCGATCCGCGAGGATGCCTCGCACAATCAGGAAGCGTTGGACGATCTGGTGAGGCGGTTCCCGGATGTCCGCGTATTGTTCATCGAAAGCGGCGGCGACAACCTGGCCGCGACGTTCAGCCCCGAGCTCGTGGACTATACCATCTATGTGATCGACGTGGCGGCGGGCGACAAGATTCCGCGCAAGGGCGGACCCGGGATCACCAGATCGGACCTGCTCGTGATCAACAAGATCGATCTGGCCCCGCACGTACGGGCCGACCTCTCCGTGATGGACCGTGACAGCAAGAAGATGCGCGAGAGCCTGCCCTTTATCTTCACCAACCTGCCGACCGGTCAGGGATTGGACCAGGTGGTGGAATGGGTGCGGGCGCGTATTCCAGCGAATCGCTGA